Proteins found in one Paenibacillus borealis genomic segment:
- a CDS encoding HesB/IscA family protein, producing the protein MINISELAAGQLKTMLAEQEVPNMFLRLGVTPGGCSGFSYAMGFDDNESEQDVYMDIEGLKVVVSKDDIRYLDGLEIDFEESGMTGGFTINNPNATATCGCGSSFRTKDDAGKPAAEPC; encoded by the coding sequence ATGATTAACATTAGTGAATTGGCAGCAGGTCAATTGAAGACCATGCTTGCTGAACAGGAAGTGCCTAATATGTTTCTCCGTCTGGGCGTAACTCCCGGCGGCTGCAGCGGATTCTCTTACGCCATGGGCTTCGATGATAACGAAAGTGAGCAGGACGTGTATATGGACATTGAGGGCTTGAAGGTAGTCGTAAGCAAAGACGATATCCGTTACCTCGACGGCCTGGAGATCGATTTCGAGGAATCCGGCATGACCGGCGGCTTCACCATCAATAATCCGAACGCAACCGCTACCTGCGGCTGTGGTTCGTCATTCCGTACGAAGGACGATGCCGGCAAGCCTGCGGCTGAGCCTTGCTAA
- the mqnE gene encoding aminofutalosine synthase MqnE gives MSTLITPHMDARMANIIDKVRGGERLNLEDGVYLYESNDLLTIGQLANEVNLRKNGNKVYFIENMSLYFTNVCESRCAFCNFRKDEGEEGAYTLSGQEMVQYVEQHIHPGVREFHIVGGHNDNVPFQYYVDSLKALNERFPEVTLKAYTAAEIDFFTRISGLSIREVLEQLRAAGLKTLTGGGAEILSDQYRKKMRVDKANVEEYLEVHRTAHNIGMRTHTTMLYGSIESREDRIRHMLQIRELQDETGGFMVFIPLSMQPKNKNAGIMRRNSAYEDLKTIAVSRLMLDNFDHIKAYFINIGAQLTQVALSFGASDVHGTILKERISHAAGALTPEGLTREELIWLVKGAGRIPVERDTFYNEIKVYE, from the coding sequence ATGTCTACCCTTATAACACCCCACATGGATGCCCGGATGGCGAACATTATTGATAAGGTTCGCGGCGGAGAAAGATTAAATTTGGAAGATGGCGTTTATTTATATGAGAGCAACGATTTATTAACGATCGGGCAATTGGCCAATGAGGTTAATCTGCGAAAAAACGGGAATAAAGTATATTTTATCGAAAACATGAGCCTATATTTCACCAATGTCTGCGAATCCCGGTGCGCATTCTGCAATTTCCGCAAGGATGAGGGAGAAGAAGGCGCTTATACCCTTTCCGGTCAGGAAATGGTGCAATATGTCGAACAGCATATTCACCCCGGCGTACGTGAGTTCCACATTGTTGGAGGCCATAATGATAACGTGCCCTTCCAGTACTATGTTGATTCGCTAAAAGCCTTGAACGAGCGCTTCCCTGAGGTCACTCTCAAGGCCTACACAGCGGCAGAGATCGACTTCTTCACCCGTATCAGCGGACTTAGCATCCGCGAAGTGCTGGAGCAGCTGCGCGCCGCCGGACTGAAGACACTTACCGGGGGAGGGGCAGAGATTCTGTCCGACCAGTACCGCAAAAAAATGCGTGTCGACAAAGCCAATGTCGAGGAATACCTGGAGGTTCACCGCACCGCTCATAATATCGGCATGAGAACACATACGACTATGTTATACGGCTCCATTGAGTCCCGCGAGGACCGCATCCGCCACATGCTGCAGATCCGCGAGCTGCAGGACGAAACGGGCGGCTTCATGGTGTTCATCCCGCTTTCGATGCAGCCTAAGAACAAGAATGCAGGCATCATGCGCCGGAACTCTGCTTACGAGGATCTTAAGACGATTGCGGTAAGCCGCCTGATGCTGGATAACTTCGACCATATTAAGGCTTACTTCATTAATATTGGAGCACAGCTGACCCAGGTAGCCCTCAGCTTCGGGGCCTCAGATGTACACGGCACAATTCTGAAGGAACGGATCAGCCATGCCGCAGGTGCTTTGACCCCGGAAGGTCTGACGCGCGAAGAGCTGATCTGGCTCGTCAAAGGGGCCGGACGGATTCCGGTGGAACGGGATACTTTCTACAACGAAATCAAAGTATACGAATAG
- a CDS encoding NAD(P)/FAD-dependent oxidoreductase: protein MRTLLVLGGGYGGLALIQQLLNNHLPHDVEIVLVDRMPYQGIKTEYYALAAGTVTDYHLRIQFPVHPRLTIRYGQVGSIDLESRVIFLDTGEPISYDILAIALGCTDNFHNIPGAEQYACSIQSFAGTRETYRRLNDVKPYGTVNIVGGGLSGVEIASELRESRPDLNISILDRGERVLSSFPAKLSQYVEEWFNEHHVETVGRVSVSHVEKDAIFNGTQAIPADVTVWTAGIQPVQVVQQLEVPKDRGGRVIVGQYYNVADYPEVYVIGDCASLPFAPSAQAAGAQGEQVGQVIQALWRGETPKLHKIKLKGTLGSLGKNAGFGLMGRRSVMGRVPRLLKSGVLWMSKRHFG, encoded by the coding sequence ATGAGAACTCTACTTGTCCTGGGCGGCGGCTACGGCGGTCTTGCCCTCATTCAGCAGCTACTTAACAACCATCTCCCCCATGATGTGGAAATCGTCCTGGTTGACCGGATGCCCTATCAGGGAATCAAAACAGAATATTATGCACTTGCCGCAGGGACTGTAACGGATTATCATCTGCGTATTCAATTCCCGGTTCATCCCCGCCTAACTATACGTTATGGTCAGGTGGGCTCCATCGATCTGGAGAGCCGGGTGATATTCCTCGATACCGGGGAGCCGATATCTTATGATATTCTGGCTATCGCACTCGGCTGCACGGATAATTTCCATAACATTCCCGGGGCAGAGCAATATGCCTGCAGTATTCAGAGCTTCGCCGGTACGCGTGAAACTTACCGCCGGCTGAACGATGTGAAGCCTTACGGAACGGTCAACATTGTAGGCGGAGGGCTGAGCGGAGTTGAGATTGCTTCAGAGCTGCGGGAGAGCCGGCCTGACCTGAACATCTCCATTCTGGACCGCGGGGAACGGGTATTGTCGTCTTTCCCGGCCAAGCTGTCACAGTATGTAGAAGAATGGTTCAATGAGCATCATGTGGAGACCGTAGGACGGGTATCCGTCTCCCATGTAGAAAAGGATGCCATCTTCAATGGCACCCAGGCAATTCCTGCGGATGTTACGGTCTGGACCGCCGGGATTCAGCCGGTGCAGGTGGTCCAGCAGCTTGAAGTCCCGAAAGACCGCGGAGGACGGGTCATTGTCGGCCAGTATTACAATGTAGCCGACTATCCGGAAGTGTACGTTATTGGTGACTGCGCCAGTCTCCCCTTCGCACCGAGCGCACAGGCGGCAGGTGCCCAGGGAGAACAGGTGGGGCAGGTTATTCAGGCACTATGGCGGGGTGAAACGCCGAAGCTGCATAAGATCAAGCTTAAGGGAACCCTCGGTTCACTGGGCAAAAATGCCGGCTTCGGCCTGATGGGCCGCCGCTCTGTCATGGGCCGTGTTCCGCGCCTGCTCAAAAGCGGCGTACTCTGGATGTCCAAACGCCATTTCGGTTAG
- a CDS encoding YuzB family protein has product MRPIIEFCASNTGHGTEQLKNKLEQNPEYDVVEYGCLNNCGQCYLQPFAMVDGEIIEAETPAGLEEAIEAAIKEAEAWDSLEID; this is encoded by the coding sequence ATGAGACCAATTATAGAATTTTGTGCCAGTAATACCGGACATGGTACCGAGCAGCTCAAAAACAAGCTGGAGCAAAACCCCGAATATGATGTAGTCGAGTATGGTTGTCTGAATAACTGCGGCCAATGTTATCTGCAGCCGTTCGCCATGGTCGACGGGGAGATTATAGAAGCAGAAACCCCCGCCGGACTTGAAGAGGCGATTGAAGCCGCTATTAAAGAAGCAGAGGCATGGGACAGCCTTGAGATCGACTAA
- a CDS encoding NifU family protein, whose amino-acid sequence MSENVQSATMYDEVLEVLDKLRPFLQRDGGDVELIDVEDGIVKLKLMGACGSCPSSTITLKAGIERALLEEVEGVEEVIQVF is encoded by the coding sequence ATGAGTGAGAATGTACAAAGCGCGACCATGTACGATGAAGTACTGGAAGTACTTGATAAACTTCGTCCGTTCCTGCAGCGTGACGGCGGTGACGTCGAGCTGATCGATGTAGAAGACGGCATCGTTAAGTTGAAACTTATGGGTGCCTGCGGCAGTTGCCCGAGCTCCACGATCACGCTTAAAGCCGGGATCGAACGCGCCCTGCTTGAAGAAGTAGAAGGCGTGGAAGAAGTTATTCAGGTATTCTAA
- a CDS encoding MetQ/NlpA family ABC transporter substrate-binding protein, protein MKKVLLTFFSLTLILVLAACGNNNTNNAANSAATTAPTEAAAAEPTTEPAAEPVTLVIGASPVPHAEILKAIAPLLEAQGITLEIKEFTDYILPNTQLAEKQLDANFFQHKPYLDDQNTKNGTDLVSVTAVHVEPFGAYSKKIKAISELADGAKVAIPNDATNGGRALILLAKNGLIKLKDDTNITSTKADITENTKKLEIIELDAAMLPRQLDEVDLALINTNYALEAGLVPTKDALFIEGADSPYANLLVARPDNKDSDAIQKLAAALNSAEAKAFIEEKYQGSIIPAF, encoded by the coding sequence ATGAAAAAAGTACTGCTCACATTCTTCAGCTTGACCTTGATATTGGTGCTTGCCGCTTGCGGTAACAATAACACCAATAACGCGGCTAACTCCGCGGCTACAACTGCACCCACGGAAGCTGCTGCTGCAGAACCGACAACTGAACCTGCTGCTGAGCCGGTAACACTGGTAATTGGAGCTTCTCCTGTACCGCATGCGGAAATCCTGAAAGCTATTGCCCCGCTGCTTGAAGCACAAGGCATTACGCTTGAGATCAAAGAATTCACGGATTATATCCTTCCGAATACACAGCTTGCCGAGAAACAACTGGATGCGAACTTCTTCCAGCACAAGCCTTACCTGGATGACCAGAACACCAAGAACGGTACTGATCTTGTATCCGTAACAGCTGTTCACGTTGAACCTTTCGGCGCGTATTCCAAGAAGATCAAAGCGATCAGCGAACTGGCTGACGGTGCCAAGGTTGCCATCCCGAATGATGCTACCAACGGCGGACGTGCATTGATCCTGCTGGCTAAGAATGGCCTGATCAAATTGAAGGATGACACCAACATCACTTCCACCAAAGCTGATATCACTGAGAACACCAAGAAGCTTGAAATCATTGAGCTGGATGCCGCTATGCTGCCGCGTCAGCTGGATGAAGTAGATCTGGCGCTGATCAACACCAACTATGCGCTGGAAGCGGGTCTGGTACCGACTAAGGATGCTTTGTTCATTGAAGGAGCAGATTCCCCTTACGCCAACCTGCTGGTAGCCCGTCCGGACAACAAAGATTCCGATGCGATCCAGAAGCTGGCTGCAGCCCTGAACTCCGCAGAAGCCAAAGCTTTCATTGAAGAGAAATACCAGGGCTCGATTATCCCTGCATTCTAA
- a CDS encoding methionine ABC transporter permease, translating into MGGLDFSALNWDEMLDATVATLKMLAFSGIFTIILGLPLGIVLYLWGKSNNGIIRAVYSVLSFIVNILRSVPFIILMVALIPFSKSIMGTSIGVLGTIPALVIGAAPFFARLVETALREVDRGIIEAAQGMGASTGQIVMRVLLPEARPGLVAGVTITIVTLVSYTAMSGMIGGGGLGDLAIRYGYYRYEKEVMLISVALMVILVQLLQMAGDRLVRHFTRK; encoded by the coding sequence ATGGGCGGACTGGATTTTAGCGCTTTAAACTGGGATGAAATGCTTGATGCTACTGTGGCTACACTAAAAATGTTAGCTTTTTCAGGAATATTCACAATTATCCTTGGTTTACCGCTCGGAATTGTGTTATATTTATGGGGCAAGTCCAATAACGGTATTATCAGGGCTGTTTACTCGGTATTATCATTCATCGTAAATATCCTGCGTTCTGTTCCATTCATCATTCTGATGGTTGCACTGATTCCGTTCAGCAAATCAATTATGGGAACCTCGATAGGTGTCCTTGGAACGATTCCGGCGCTGGTGATCGGCGCGGCTCCGTTTTTTGCCAGACTTGTTGAGACAGCACTGCGGGAGGTTGACCGGGGAATCATTGAAGCGGCGCAGGGGATGGGAGCATCCACAGGACAGATTGTCATGCGTGTGCTGCTGCCGGAGGCTCGCCCGGGTCTGGTGGCGGGTGTTACGATCACGATTGTTACCCTCGTCTCGTATACCGCAATGTCCGGGATGATTGGCGGCGGAGGGCTCGGTGACCTGGCGATCCGCTACGGGTATTACCGTTATGAGAAGGAAGTCATGCTTATCTCGGTGGCCCTAATGGTAATTCTGGTGCAGCTGCTGCAAATGGCCGGCGACCGGCTGGTAAGACATTTTACACGGAAATAA
- a CDS encoding methionine ABC transporter ATP-binding protein, which produces MIELKDLTKVYGKGSKAATALSGLSLSIKKGEIFGVIGHSGAGKSTLIRCINLLERPTQGEVWVDGVELTSLSQGQLQEQRRKIGMIFQHFNLLSSATVYDNIAFPLRLTGTSKTEIERKVKDLLALVGLEEHRNKYPAQLSGGQKQRVGIARSLASDPDVLLCDEATSALDPQTTDSILRLLLDINKKFHLTIVLITHEMHVIQSICDRVAVIHGGGIVEQGDVAQVFLKPKHEVTKEFIRSETQAEGPLRQAIDAVHPGYTKAVKITFLGQKTYESTLSHVAQATGVNFAILQGTISTIKDVPYGQLIVRFEGPSAAVEATLTELAAQGLDVEVIS; this is translated from the coding sequence TTGATAGAACTGAAGGATTTAACGAAAGTATACGGTAAAGGAAGCAAGGCTGCGACGGCGCTCTCCGGACTAAGCCTGTCGATTAAGAAGGGAGAAATATTCGGTGTAATCGGCCACTCCGGTGCCGGTAAAAGCACGCTGATCCGCTGCATTAATCTGCTGGAGCGTCCGACGCAGGGTGAAGTATGGGTAGATGGTGTTGAATTGACCTCACTCAGCCAAGGGCAGCTGCAAGAGCAGCGGCGCAAGATCGGGATGATCTTTCAACACTTTAATCTGCTCTCTTCGGCAACTGTCTATGACAATATCGCCTTTCCGCTGCGGCTGACCGGAACCTCCAAAACGGAGATCGAGCGAAAGGTTAAGGATCTGCTGGCTTTAGTCGGTCTTGAGGAACACCGGAACAAATATCCGGCTCAGCTGTCCGGCGGCCAGAAGCAGCGTGTCGGCATAGCCCGCTCGCTGGCGAGCGATCCTGATGTCCTGCTGTGTGATGAAGCAACTTCAGCGCTGGACCCGCAGACGACAGATTCGATTCTGCGCCTGCTGCTGGATATCAACAAGAAATTCCATTTGACCATTGTGCTGATCACACATGAGATGCATGTCATTCAGAGCATCTGCGACCGGGTAGCCGTCATTCATGGCGGCGGGATTGTGGAGCAGGGCGATGTTGCTCAGGTTTTTCTGAAACCGAAGCATGAGGTTACGAAAGAATTCATCCGCAGTGAAACTCAGGCTGAGGGACCGCTGCGGCAGGCGATTGATGCTGTGCATCCTGGATATACTAAAGCGGTCAAAATTACTTTTCTCGGGCAAAAGACGTATGAATCCACCCTTTCCCATGTGGCGCAGGCAACCGGAGTAAATTTCGCTATACTGCAGGGAACCATTTCGACGATCAAGGATGTTCCTTATGGTCAGCTGATCGTCCGCTTTGAAGGACCTTCCGCTGCTGTTGAAGCAACTCTTACTGAACTTGCGGCACAAGGTCTTGACGTGGAGGTGATTTCTTAA
- a CDS encoding Cthe_2314 family HEPN domain-containing protein: MLRTLLGEPPRENSGVLAEAMDNMAKVASMLRKEMNAHEDRDHEYRKLEIWTRGLISSLDELEQSWFAAAFFRKSVVAGYMDDMSPMEQGEYARYVFFYKDGFIRVFSLLDKLGTVLNNLYDLNTGKVKAHFSYFTVLRQFQLLQAHNPLANELEKIRNSYRQPVENLRKRRNAEIHYMNAEMTDDLWQRHQGLHDKIQLEDLDSHLEDLKQSLEMVCKSLSAAFRYSNEQWHKNKAASSQRSGHVQS; encoded by the coding sequence ATGCTGCGGACATTACTGGGAGAGCCGCCCCGCGAGAACAGCGGGGTACTGGCCGAAGCCATGGACAACATGGCGAAGGTCGCCTCCATGCTGCGCAAGGAGATGAACGCACATGAAGACCGTGACCATGAATACCGCAAGCTGGAGATATGGACACGCGGTCTGATCTCATCGCTGGACGAGCTGGAGCAGAGCTGGTTCGCCGCCGCCTTTTTCCGCAAGTCGGTGGTTGCCGGTTATATGGATGATATGTCGCCCATGGAGCAGGGAGAGTACGCCAGGTATGTGTTCTTTTATAAGGACGGCTTTATCCGGGTGTTCTCCCTGCTGGACAAGCTGGGTACGGTCCTGAACAATCTGTATGATCTGAATACAGGTAAAGTCAAAGCACATTTCTCTTACTTCACAGTGCTCCGCCAATTTCAGCTGCTGCAGGCTCACAATCCGTTGGCTAATGAGCTGGAGAAGATCAGGAACTCTTACCGCCAACCGGTAGAGAATCTGCGCAAACGGCGCAATGCCGAGATTCACTACATGAACGCTGAGATGACGGATGATCTCTGGCAGCGCCATCAGGGGCTGCATGACAAAATCCAGCTGGAGGATCTCGACAGCCATCTGGAGGATTTGAAGCAGAGCCTGGAGATGGTGTGCAAATCTTTGTCGGCGGCCTTCAGGTACAGCAATGAGCAGTGGCACAAGAATAAAGCTGCTTCCAGCCAGCGGTCAGGGCATGTGCAGTCGTAA
- a CDS encoding UbiD family decarboxylase: MGYGNLRQWIEQLRRDKDLAVIDAPVDPDLELAEIHRRVVSEEGPALLFTNVQGTPFPVATNLFGTVRRVNKAFGTRPEQLVKSLTAAMETMLPPSAAGLWREKGLLLDLIRAGARNIPQGEAPVLGICRSSNPLQELPRITSWPKDGGPFITLPLVYTESITNPKDHNLGLYRVQIHDDSTTGIHWQIHKGGGFHHRQAELLGETLPVSIFIGGPPALIAAAVAPVSERIPELMLASLMLGGKLPMVQDPLGGHRIPSEAEFSIRGRVSPFERRPEGPYGSQSGYYSLQHDFPVMHVQRMWHRKDAIFPATITGKPRQEDYYLKNYLQRLLAPAYPLMMPSVKALWAYSESGSNALASAVIRESYPREGLASAFRILGEGQLSLTKFLLLTTEPVELTDFPKLLETVLERFNPASDLVIFANTSMDTLDYTGRKLNHGSKGVMMGTGNPVRELPRTYTEGLIPAITGAVPFCGGCLAVSGASYVEDPELPVRLAASFKEKGTAWPLIVLVDDAAEAVRTQTSFLWTVFTRFNPADDIYAETHILRNAISYSLPIVIDARMKPGYPEELVPNEETVELVNRNWNRYFPLV, translated from the coding sequence TCCGGTTGATCCGGATCTGGAGCTGGCCGAGATTCACCGCCGGGTGGTTAGTGAGGAAGGGCCGGCACTGCTGTTTACAAATGTGCAAGGAACGCCGTTCCCGGTTGCGACCAATCTGTTCGGTACCGTCCGCCGGGTGAACAAGGCCTTTGGGACCCGCCCGGAGCAGTTAGTGAAATCATTGACGGCAGCCATGGAAACGATGCTTCCGCCTTCGGCTGCCGGACTTTGGAGAGAAAAGGGCCTGCTGCTTGACCTGATCAGAGCAGGAGCCAGGAATATACCGCAGGGTGAAGCGCCGGTACTAGGCATCTGCCGCAGCAGTAACCCGCTACAGGAATTACCCCGAATTACCAGCTGGCCTAAGGACGGAGGGCCGTTCATTACCCTTCCCCTGGTCTATACAGAGAGCATAACCAACCCCAAAGACCATAATCTCGGATTGTACCGGGTTCAGATTCATGATGACAGCACTACCGGCATCCATTGGCAGATCCATAAAGGAGGCGGCTTCCATCACCGCCAGGCGGAGCTTCTGGGGGAGACCCTTCCGGTCTCAATTTTTATCGGCGGGCCTCCTGCCCTTATTGCTGCTGCTGTTGCCCCTGTTTCAGAGCGGATTCCTGAACTGATGCTGGCATCGCTTATGCTGGGCGGGAAGCTTCCAATGGTGCAGGACCCGTTAGGCGGCCACCGCATTCCGTCAGAAGCAGAATTCTCCATCCGCGGACGGGTATCGCCGTTTGAGCGGAGACCGGAAGGCCCTTATGGCAGTCAATCCGGCTATTATTCGCTGCAGCATGATTTTCCCGTGATGCATGTGCAGCGGATGTGGCACCGGAAGGATGCGATTTTTCCGGCCACGATTACCGGCAAACCCCGCCAGGAGGATTATTATCTCAAGAATTATCTGCAGCGGCTGCTGGCTCCGGCCTATCCGCTAATGATGCCTTCAGTAAAAGCACTGTGGGCGTACTCCGAATCTGGCTCGAATGCCTTGGCTTCGGCAGTTATCAGGGAGAGCTATCCGCGTGAGGGGCTGGCTTCTGCTTTCCGTATTCTGGGGGAAGGCCAGCTCTCCTTAACGAAATTCCTGCTCCTGACGACTGAGCCGGTTGAGCTTACGGATTTCCCCAAACTACTGGAAACCGTGCTTGAACGCTTTAACCCGGCATCCGATCTGGTGATCTTCGCCAACACCTCTATGGATACCCTTGACTATACCGGCCGTAAACTGAATCATGGCAGCAAGGGTGTAATGATGGGCACCGGCAACCCGGTGCGTGAGCTGCCCAGAACCTATACAGAGGGTCTGATTCCAGCAATCACCGGCGCCGTGCCCTTTTGCGGCGGATGTTTAGCTGTTTCCGGAGCATCCTATGTAGAGGACCCAGAGCTTCCTGTCAGGCTAGCCGCTTCCTTCAAGGAGAAAGGCACAGCCTGGCCGCTGATTGTTCTGGTGGACGATGCTGCAGAAGCGGTGCGCACACAAACCTCCTTCCTGTGGACAGTGTTCACCCGGTTTAATCCGGCGGATGATATTTATGCGGAGACCCATATACTGCGTAACGCAATCAGCTATTCCCTGCCGATTGTAATAGATGCCCGGATGAAGCCGGGGTACCCGGAGGAGCTGGTTCCGAATGAGGAGACGGTTGAACTGGTGAACCGGAACTGGAACCGTTATTTCCCTCTTGTTTAG